One segment of Cottoperca gobio chromosome 24, fCotGob3.1, whole genome shotgun sequence DNA contains the following:
- the lamp5 gene encoding lysosome-associated membrane glycoprotein 5 has product MGRLSFSTTESVRLLLLAVFGVLALSVVLAEQEGENLSGLSNNPDKAIFAVRENGTTCLMVEFAVRFLVPYDVLALNGIDLITEQAVFTLPRGAEIEGKCGSTESEIHITWNNNAYTLRIYFSKELRDKDIEVWKISKVQFVYDTSETSHFINAYNPGKHTANTHRLSALVTPAGQSYVCAAQQTLTLISSDHQKGVTVTMYDVQIQPFDIASDFMFSEPYKCITDQRERLEETLPIILGFILALIIIITVTVYHFHLKLTATQPQLPRDRSMYKNM; this is encoded by the exons ATGGGACGACTcagtttcagcaccacggagagCGTCCGGCTTCTGCTGCTCGCTGTGTTCg gtgtgctggcgctgtccgtggtgctggcGGAGCAGGAAGGGGAGAACCTCTCCGGTCTCTCCAACAACCCAGACAAAGCCATCTTCGCTGTCCGGGAGAACGGCACGACATGCCTGATGGTGGAGTTCGCCGTGAGATTCCTCGTGCCATATGACGTGCTCGCGCTCAATGGGATAGAC CTGATCACCGAGCAGGCGGTGTTCACTCTGCCCCGTGGTGCAGAAATCGAGGGGAAATGTGGGAGCACGGAGTCAGAGATCCACATAACCTGGAATAACAACGCCTACACCCTCCGCATCTACTTCTCTAAG GAGTTACGTGACAAGGACATTGAGGTGTGGAAGATTAGCAAGGTCCAGTTCGTCTATGACACCTCGGAGACATCGCATTTCATCAACGCGTACAACC ctgggAAGCACACAGCCAACACCCACCGCCTGTCAGCCCTGGTGACCCCGGCTGGGCAATCgtatgtgtgtgctgcacagCAGACTCTCACCCTCATCTCAAGCGACCACCAGAAGGGCGTCACCGTCACCATGTATGACGTCCAGATCCAGCCCTTCGACATCGCCTCTGACTTCATGTTCAGTGAAC CCTACAAGTGCATCACTGACCAGCGGGAGCGCCTGGAGGAGACCCTCCCCATCATTCTGGGTTTCATTTTGGCCCTCATAATCATCATCACGGTCACTGTCTACCACTTCCACCTGAAGCTGACAGCGACCCAGCCCCAGCTGCCCAGAGATCGCTCCATGTACAAGAACATGTAG
- the LOC115003658 gene encoding uncharacterized protein LOC115003658, whose protein sequence is MSKDKVHLARFVLDALDGEIVDSRTEGAPTPLISSILLPDSQNRCKFVELLLQRGANVNRQDGNGRTALSYACEKGFLDAVKVLVRNNADPEIVDVWGNTALMYATVAGHSSVVELLVRSFKRLGLQIDRLNKVGKSAVDMAKLLGHTECIFALTNNSKKGREAEGSAHGNGQPRLSLGCGDVNDTFGRRVEPLVNKREDIQTCNHADCLLVNNCSWPPRPRGKQSRLPSMDSIEEFERENDCSSSASRELVFSELLTPKPPLRPSDHYPNSKHPKPGVDHLPRPKQGCEAQHMYFFSPRPRRSIHKPNAPSTLGILLAPIFDNKSETESGTEKSKTLDFCVRRFHDSYYQKRCSLPTSILSPTPPDRTLVPVRKSRNMKWREAEPPPFTAPTATTSATTFSVLSNKLLRRFTSPELKKDAQELEENPMLASRLIPRSETFPQVRNHPQVGSKPSIDSISSVNCEFGILK, encoded by the coding sequence ATGTCCAAAGATAAAGTCCACCTGGCCAGGTTCGTTTTGGACGCTCTGGATGGGGAAATCGTAGACTCCAGAACAGAGGGCGCACCGACCCCCCTCATCTCCTCTATCCTGCTGCCTGATAGTCAGAATCGGTGTAAATTTGTAGAGCTTCTGCTGCAGAGAGGCGCCAATGTCAACCGTCAGGACGGCAACGGGCGCACCGCGCTCAGTTACGCCTGTGAGAAAGGCTTCCTGGATGCTGTGAAGGTCCTAGTCCGAAACAATGCAGACCCGGAGATTGTGGACGTCTGGGGGAACACTGCGCTAATGTACGCCACCGTGGCAGGTCACTCCTCTGTGGTAGAGTTGTTGGTGAGATCTTTCAAGAGGCTGGGTCTTCAGATAGACAGGCTGAATAAAGTTGGTAAATCTGCTGTTGACATGGCAAAACTTCTCGGTCACACAGAGTGCATCTTTGCGCTCACTAACAACTCCAAGAAGGGCCGGGAGGCTGAGGGAAGCGCTCACGGAAATGGGCAGCCGCGACTTAGTTTGGGATGTGGTGATGTCAATGATACATTTGGGAGGAGAGTTGAACCTTTAGTGAATAAACGTGAGGACATCCAAACGTGTAATCATGCAGATTGTCTATTGGTTAATAATTGCTCGTGGCCACCAAGGCCTCGGGGAAAGCAGAGTCGGTTGCCATCGATGGACTCTATAGAggagtttgaaagagagaatGACTGCTCCTCCTCGGCTTCACGGGAGCTGGTCTTCTCCGAACTCCTAACCCCTAAACCCCCTCTGCGACCTTCCGACCATTATCCCAACTCTAAACATCCTAAACCCGGGGTTGACCACCTCCCCCGTCCTAAACAGGGCTGTGAGGCTCAACACATGTATTTCTTCTCACCCCGGCCGCGCAGAAGCATCCACAAACCCAACGCGCCCTCTACCCTGGGCATCCTACTGGCTCCCATTTTTGATAACAAAAGTGAGACTGAATCAGGGACAGAAAAATCTAAAACGTTAGATTTCTGTGTGCGCAGATTTCACGACAGCTACTATCAGAAAAGATGTAGTCTGCCAACGAGTATCCTCAGCCCCACACCTCCGGACCGCACACTAGTGCCTGTGCGTAAATCCAGAAACATGAAGTGGCGCGAAGCAGAGCCTCCTCCGTTTACCGCACCAACTGCCACGACTTCAGCCACGACTTTCTCGGTGCTGAGCAACAAACTTCTACGCCGATTTACCTCCCCGGAGTTAAAAAAAGATGCACAAGAGTTGGAGGAGAATCCGATGTTAGCTTCGAGGCTGATTCCGCGATCTGAAACTTTTCCTCAGGTCAGAAATCATCCCCAGGTGGGCAGTAAACCCAGCATCGACAGCATCAGCTCCGTCAACTGCGAGTTTGGCATTCTGAAATGA